Within the Tessaracoccus flavescens genome, the region CCAGGCAGGCGCCCTGTCGCTGGTCGGCAAGCACGGCCAGGAGCCGCTCGACATGCTCGACGTCACCGTCGAGATCCCCGACGAGCCGCGCGCCCTTTCGCGGCTGTTCGCAGACATCGGCGACGCGGGCTTCAACGTCGAGGACTTCGAACTCACCCACGACCCGGTCCGGGAGGTCGGCTACCTGTCGATCGCCGTCGAGCGGGACGTCGCGGAGAAGTTGCGCGCCAGCATCGTCGAGGGCGGCTGGCACGCCTGGGCAGCACACCGAGGAAGTAGGAAGTGACCATGTCGCAGTTGTTCGCCATCGACGGGCCGAGCGGGTCGGGGAAGTCGACCACTGCGAAGCTCCTGGCCAGGCGGCTCGGGCTCGGCTACCTCGACACCGGCGCCATGTACCGCGCGGCCACCATCGAGTACCTGCGGCAGTATCCCGACGGCGCCTCGCAGGAGGTCGTCGCCCAGCTCGTCGGCGACGCGGAGCTCACGTGTGAGACCTCGCCCAACGGGCCCCGCTTCGCCATCAACGGTCGGGACGTGACAGACGAGATCCGCGAGCCGCGCATCTCGGCCGCCGTCTCCGAGGTTGCGACCAACCGGGAGGTGCGCCGTCTACTCACGGTGCGGATGCGTGTGATCATCGCCGAACACGACCGCAGAATCGTCGTCGAGGGGCGCGACATCACCACCGTCGTCGCGCCGGACGCCGACGTGCGGGTGCTGCTGATCGCCGACCCCGAGGCGCGGGTGGCGAGGCGCGCCGCCGAGGTCGAGGGAAAGGCGACCGCCGAGGAGGTCACCGACCAGGTGCTGCGGCGCGACCGTGACGACTCGACGGTTTCGAACTTCACCGTCGCGGCCGAGGGCGTCGTCGTGATCGACTCCACGTTCCTCAGCCCCGACCAGGTCGTCGACCGGATCGTCGAACTGGCCCGCTGATCCGGCGGGTCGCGGTCAGCCGAACGCGATGTAGGCGGAGTTGCCGCCCTCCCATTCGGCGAGCAGCGCAGGCGCCTCCGGGTTGACCGGCACGCCCTCCTCGAGCCGTCGGATCAGGGTCAGGTCGTCGGGGGCGACGGGCCCGCGTCGCTCGGCCTTCACCACGACGGTCGGCTCGCGCACCTCTACCAGCTGCTCTGCGGCATCGTAGACGTTGAGCGTGGCCTGGTCCTGTTCGCCTGCGAGGGCGCGCAGGTAGCAGCCGATCGCGACCGGGTCGTGGGTCGCGTCGTAGACCCAACGCTTCCCGAGCACGGAGTGCTCCATCGTCGTGATCAGGTAGGGCTCCGCATCCTTCAGGGGCTCGCCGCGGTAGGTGAAGGGCAGGTGGAACGTGTCGGAGCCGCGGGTGGCGAGGATGCCCTCGACGCCGACCTCACCCTCGGGGTCGTCGTAGCGGTAGCTGCCGACCTGCTGCACCGGGCCGGCGCCCCAGCCAAGCATGTCGAGGTAGTCGGTGACGATGGTGAGCTTGGTGGGCGAGAGGGTCGCCTGGTGCAGGATTGCCATGCGCCGATCCTAGGGTCGGGTGGGCCGCTTCGTGCGGTGTCGGGGCAGAGCGCGTGTGAGGGGCGCCGCCCTTGGCCGGGCCGATAGGATGAGTTGTCCGTCCTAGTACAAGGAGCCTCGCATGACTGAGACAGTCAAGCCGATCGTCGCCGTCGTCGGCCGACCCAACGTCGGAAAGTCGACGCTGGTGAACCGCATCCTCGGCCGTCGCGAGGCCGTCGTGCAGGACACGCCCGGCGTGACCCGCGACCGCGTCAGCTACGACGCCAACTGGAACGGGCGCGAGTTCGTCGTCGTCGACACCGGAGGCTGGGTCTCGGACGCGAAGGGCATGGCCGCGCAGATCGCCGAACAGGCCGAGCTCGCCATCGCGACCGCAGACGCCGTCCTGTTCGTGGTCGACGCCACCGTCGGCACCCTCGACGAGGACGAGGCCGTCGTGCGGGTGCTGCGCAAGTCGAAGAAGCCGGTCGTGCTCGCCGCGAACAAGGTCGACGACCAGCGCCACGAGGCGATGGCCGCCACGATGTGGAACCTCGGGCTCGGCGAGCCCTATCCGGTCTCCGCCATGCACGGCCGCGGATCGGGCGATCTGCTCGACGCGATCCTGGATGCGCTTCCCGAGGCGCCGCGCGAGGCCGAGGTCGAGGAGGCCGGGCCGCGGCGCGTGGCGATCGTCGGCAAGCCGAATGTCGGCAAGTCGTCCCTGCTGAACAAGCTGGCCGCCCAGCAGCGCGTCGTCGTCTCCGACATCTCCGGCACCACCGTCGATCCGGTCGACGAGATCGTCGAGGTCGGTGGGCAGGTGTACCGCCTGATCGACACCGCTGGCATCCGCCGCCGGGTCAAGGAGGCAAGCGGCCACGAGTACTACGCCAGCCTGCGCACCCAGGCCGCCATCGAGCGCGCCGAGGTCTGCGTCATGGTGATCGACGCGTCCGAGCCGATCACCGACCAGGACCTGCGCATCCTGAACATGATCGAGGAGGCAGGCCGGGCGCTGGTCATCGCCTTCAACAAGTGGGACCTCACCGACGAGGAGCGTCGCCGCTACCTCGACCGCGAGATCGAGCGCGACCTGATCGCCTGGAAGTGGGCGCCCACCGTCAACATCTCGGCCCTCACGGGTCGCAACGTCGACAAGCTGAGCAAGGCCATCGAGGAGGCCGCGGCCGGTTGGGAGACGCGCATCTCCACCGGGAAGCTCAACGCGTTCCTCGGCCGGCTCGCCGCGTCGCATCCGCACCCTGTGCGCGGCGGTAAGCAGCCGCGCATCCTGTTCGGCACGCAGGCGCACAGCTGCCCTCCCACCTTCGCGCTGTTCACCAGCGGCCAGATGGACGACACCTACAAGCGCTTCATCGAGCGCAGGCTGCGTGAGGACTTCGGCTTCGTCGGCTCGCCGGTGCACGTCGAGATCCGCGCCCGCGCCAAGCGCGCCGACCGGAAGTAGGGCCCGGCGGAGATGACTCTGGGTCTGTTCGTACCCGGGTTGCTCCTGCTCGCCGTTTTCGGGATCGGGGTCTGGCGCGAGTCGCGCCGGTTCGGGCTCGGACTGATCCTCTGCCTCGCCGTCGTCGAGTTGGCCGGGGCACTGACGATCACCATCGTCGACGCGATCTCGCGCAGCATCTCAGAGGAGGTCGGGGCCTCCGGGCTGCTGCTCGCCCTGATCCTGTTGGTGCTCGGCATCGCGGTGCTCGGGGTGTTCCTCATCGTCAACGCGTTCACGATGCGCCGCAAGGAGGGACTCGGGCTCTCGGTGCTGCTCTCCGCCGCGTTCGGAGTCTCGATCGTCGGCTACGTCGTCGGCGGGATCGTCGCGGCCTTCGGCAACAACACCGATGTCGTCTACTTCCTGATCCTGCTCGGCCTTCCTGCCGGGTATGTGGCGTTCCTGTTCGTCTCCTACCTGCTCTACTCGCAGCTGTACCAGTGGGGGACGCGACGGTTCGGTGGACCGGTGGACGCGGTCGTCGTCCTCGGGTCGGGCCTCGGCGGGGGAGAGCGGGTCACCCCTCTCCTCGCGGGCCGGCTGGAGAGCGGCCGGGCCGTCTTCGAGAAGTCGGTGGAGGCGGGCCGCTCGCCGATCCTGATCGTCTCCGGCGGGCAGGGCGCCGACGAGAAGGTTTCCGAGGCTGCGGCGATGTCGCGCTACCTCGTCGAGCAGAAGTTCCCCGCCGACTGCCTGGTCCGCGAGGACCGCTCCACCGACACCGAGGAGAACCTTGCGAACTCGGCGGAGCTGATGCAGCGCTGGGGAGCCGAGGGCGAGGTCGCGGTGGCGACGAGCAACTACCACGCGTTCCGCTCCGCGGTGATCATGCGCAAGGCGGGCATCCCCGGCTACACGGTCGGCTGCCGCACGGCCAGGTACTACTGGCCGAGCGCGACGATCCGCGAGTTCGCCGCGATCCTGCTCGAGCACTCACGGATCAACCTGGTGCTGATTGTCCTGCTGTGCATCCCGTTGGGCATCAGCATCGTGGGCAGGCTGGCTGGGGCGTTCTGATCCCTGCCGCCCAGCCGTGTTTCGTTCGTGGGCGGCTCAGGTTCCCGGCGGGCCGTCCAGCACCGTCGGTCGGTACTCGAGCAGCTGCAGTCGGCCGTCGAGGGTCTGGAGCAACTCCAGCATCACGTCGGGGGAGCCGCGGTAGATGTTGTCGCGGCCCGTTGCGCCGGTGATCACGGGGAAGACGACGACGTCGAAGCGGTCGGCCGGTCCCGCGACGAGCAGCGAGCGGCACAGGCTGAGGCTGCCCATCGTCCGCAGGGTGGCGCCCGACTCCTTGAGCCGGGCGACCGACTGGTGCAGGTCGCCGTCGATGATCGTGGTGTTGGGCCAGCCGAGCGGGTCGGTGAGGGTCGAGGAGACGATGTACTTCTGGGCCGCGTTCAGCGACTCGGTTCCCGGTTCTCCCTGAGCGGCGAACTCGGCCATGATCCGGTAGGTGGTGGCGCCCATCGGGATGGGCCAGTCGCGCTTGGGGGTGCCCGTCGAGCCAGGCGAGGTATTCGGGGCCCTCGAGACCCCACCAGCCCGGCCAGCACTCCGCAGCGCCGTAGCCGTCAAGGGAGGTGATGGCGTCGACGAGCAGTTCTCCAGCGATGCCTCGACGCTACGCCCGCAGGTCGGGTCGATCCAGAGGGTGATCCGGATCCGCGGTGTCGGCGTGGCGATAGGTTTGGGTGGAGATCCCGAGCCGAGGAGTTGCAGTGTCTGGTCACCGTCATGACGATCCGCAGCAGGACCCGAAGGAGTTCTGGGAGGCCCGCTACGGCGAGCGCGACCAGATCTGGTCGGGGAAGGTCAACGCCGTGCTCAAGGACGTCGCCTCGTCGCTGCGCCCGGGCTCCGCCCTTGACCTGGGCTGCGGCGAGGGTGGTGACGCGATCTGGTTGGCCGAGCACGGCTGGCGCGCGCTGGGCGTCGACATCTCCGAGGCCGCCGTGGAGCGGGCGCGTCGGGCGGCGAAGGAGCGTGGCCTCGGCTCGGACGTGATCGCCTTCGAGGTGGCCGACCTGTCCGAGTTGGAGCTTCCCGCCCACTTCGACCTGGTGACGGCGAGCTTCCTCCAGTCGCCCGTCGAGCTTGCGCGGGCGTCGATCCTGCGTCGGGCGGCCGCGCACGTCCGCCGGGACGGCCACCTCCTGATCACTGCGCACGGAGCCCCGCCGCCGTGGGCCGCCCCCGAGCACAAGGCCGCCTTCCACAACTTCAGCCCCGACCAGGAGATCGCCGACCTCGAGCTGGCGGCTGGGGAGTGGGAGACCGTGATCGCGGAGACCCGCCACCGCTCCGCGATCGGCCCCGACGGCAACCCGGCCGAACTCGACGACTCGGTCGTCCTCCTCCGCCGCCTCGCCGGTTGAGGGGAGCGGCCGGCCTCAGCGGCCACCCGAAGGCAAGCGTGTAACTCGACGATGCGGCCCGCCTTCAGAGCCGCCGCGCTGAGCGGGTCGGGCCATCGGTGGAGAACCGGCCACCGTGTGCCGTCGCGCCGCGGACCCTCAGTTGGACCTGGACGCCCAAAGTCCGCTAAAGTTCCCTAGCGGATCGCAAACGATCCGGGCGGGCTGTAGCGCAGCTTGGTAGCGCACTTGACTGGGGGTCAAGGGGTCGCAGGTTCAAATCCTGTCAGCCCGACCAGGTCTTTGACCTTGTCGGTACCGCATTGATCGGCCCACCGAGGGCCCTCGTGCCAGATTCATCGGAGCGCAGGTACCTCATCACGCACACGATGCCGGGGCGTTGACTGCTTGGTGCTGACTCTCGTCAGCCCCAGTGTGGTGTTCTCTCGGTGCCCACGGCTTCGGCCGTCTTCGGGTGGCGGTCGTGATCATGTCGCAGCTTTGGCCTGCGGTCTCAACGCTGGCTTGGCTCCAGGGCCGACGCTCAGGCTGAGGCTGCCGGTGGGTCGGTGGGCGCGCCTTCGAGAGGTTTGAGTGTCTCGATCAGGTCCGGCTGTGAGCCCCGTCTCGCGCTGGACTGTTGGTTTCATGGATAGTGTTCGCACGGTAAGGGCCCCGGCGCGACCGCGATCACGATCGATCTGCCTCCGTTCACCCTCGTCGGCGCGACGATCCGGGCAGGGATGCTGCCAGGGCCCCGGCGCGACCGGTTCGGGTTCACCGGCCAGCTGGAGTTGCCTGGAATCCGGGATCGTCCAATCGACTGACGTCTCCGGGTGGGTAGGCGAAGATCGGTGTGTGGCAGATACGATCTGGGGCCGGCTCGAGGAGTGCGTGCAGCACCTCTCGGAGCCGTTTCGCGCCTCCGAGATCGTGGGTTGGTTCCGTCGCCACTACCCGGACGTGGATGAGCGCTCGCTTCGCACTCACATCCAGGGCGCCACGTCGAACGTCTCCGCGGAGTCTCGAGGCGGGTTCGCGCGACGCCGACCTCTCATCACCAGGATCGACCGCGGTCTCTACACCCGCTACGACCGGGAGAACGGTCCCGTGGCGACCGAGGTGCAACCGCCCCGGGAGCGTAAAGGACGGCGACAGTCGTCGCGCCATGTGGACATCGAGGGCGCCGTCACCGCGTGCCTCGCCCGCCGCACCCCCGATGCCCGGTACACCTCCTTCGACTACTGCTTCAACCACTTTCAGCAGAACCGGAGGAGGATGGCAGTCTGGTACCAATCCACTGGGATGGAGGCCAGCTGCTTCCATCTCGCCTTCTACCTGGCCAGCTGGGGCATGCTCCGTGGATCCTCCGGCCTGTTCCAACGCAGTGCCCGCCACCTGATGCCACTCATCGAGACCATCGCCAGCGCCCCCGACGAGGTATGGAACTTGGACCTCGACGGCTACGACACCCAAGGCATTGACCTGATCCTGCAGACCGCCAAGGACGTTCGCCGAGCCCTGCGACCTGTCGAGGCGTCGGACATCCTCGTCAGTAAGGTGATGCTGGGCGTGTTCGGCTGCGTCCCGGCGTTCGACACCTACTTCAAGAAGGGCTTCGGCGTCTCCACGTTCGGACGCGGAGCTCTGGACCAGATCGGCGAGTTCTACCGCGCCAACAGCCGGCTCATCGAGAGCCTGCGGGCACCCACGCTTGATTTCACCACGGGCAAGCCGACGACCCTGCTCTACACGAGGGCGAAGGTCGTCGACATGGCCTTCTTCCTCGAGGGCGGGTATCCGGGGTAGCTGCGACGGCCGGGTCGGGTGACTCTCGCGTGCCCTGGTCACACCTGGCGCTGGTGGGCGATAGGCTCCTTGCCACGATGAGTAGTACGAACACCTTCGCGCCCGGCAACGTCGTCGTGGTGCGCGACGAGGAATGGCTGGTCACGTCAGTCGACGAGTCCTCCGACGGGGCGGTCCTCAACGCCCAGGGGCTCTCGGACCTGGTGCGCGGCCACGACGCCGTCTTCTACCCCTCGCTGGACCGCATCACCCTCAACGACCCCCGCGAGCTCGGGGCTCAGGTCGGCGAGGTTGCCCGCGTGGTTGCTGCTGCGGCTTTGAGGACCGGTCGGACTGCTCGCCACAGGTCTTCCAGGCGCAGCCGAGCTGCCGAGCCAGACCGGCTTTAGATTTCTGTCGGCACCCTTCGCTAGGGTGTTTCATAGCCAGATCAAACGTACTTGCCGATTGCTCTGGCCTCCAAGTACGAGGAAGGTGCGAGGTGTGACAGAGACCCAGCCGTCGGTCGACGCCCTCATGGCGCCCGACGACATATTCTCGGGCAACCTGTACGTGGAACTTCCCGGCGACCGACCTTGGGAGCGGGATGACCGCAAAAAGTTGATGGCGTCCTGCGCGGACTTGACACGTAGATACCCTGCTATTCGCGAAGGTGCTCAGAACGCGAATGTGACGGTCGAGCAGTACCTGTTGAACACGATGTTTGCGGATTTGCTGCCTGCGCAGTTGTCCCTTGCCAAGTTGACGTTCCCCAGGGGGGCTCGTCATATCGACATCGACGTCACCATGCGACTGGCCGGAGAAGCTCGCCCCGGCTGGCCTCTGCCAAAGGGCGTGTCGTTGGTCGCGAAAGCTCGTTGGAATCTCAAGGGTGTTGATCGACAGACGGAGGACGTCTACCCCAACAACAACCCGGCTCTGCGCGTCTGGAGTTTCCATGACGGCCCACCGGGGGGCGCCCGCATCTTTGAAGTCAGCCTCGACGTCGTATGCCGTCAAACTGCGCGCCTTGAGCCCGGCACGCGCAAACAGCGGAACGTTCTCACTCAGCGGCTCGCCGAGGCCCTACCCGCCATTTCGGAACTGACGGGAGAACGGCTAAGAGATTGGAGCGACTTCCTTGAGTGGAAACGCCGTTTGATCCAGGCAAACAGAGAGGCCCTTCGCTACACGTCACGAACACTTGGCGCCGATCAGCGCTCTGTGAGCTTCACGATTGTCGGAGCCAACGCGGGAGCTCTCCAACAGGCCATCGGGAGGCTGGCTCGGAGCGATGTCCTGGCCGCTTTCGACACTTCCGTGAGCGAAGATGAATGGGTCTTCCAATTGCCCGAGGGCGAGCGCGAGCCGCGTGGCAGCGACATCGGCAGAAAGACGAGAGTACGAACCCAGGTTAGACCTGCCGCCGATCCATCCGGCATGCCATGGGATAGCCCTGCGACGGCTGAAGCGGCATTCTCACTCTCGGATGATGCGCTCGCGGCGATCGAAACGAGCGGGGACCCAAGCAATGCCCTCGGACGTGCGTTGAAGCTAATCCCCGAGTCGGGGTTTATCGTTCAGACCGCAGTTCAGGACCTGTCACAGGTCAATCGGCAGGCCCGGGCACTCGCTAATCTCAGCGACCAAGGCGGCTACTCGCCCTATCTTGCGCGATACATATTCGACGCTGCGGAGGCGCGAACTCCGAGCTTTCAGACTCCTATCGATCGATGGTTCAACACTCATCTCAACGCCGAGCAGCGTTCAGCGGTCCAGAAGGTACTTTCGGCGCCCGACTTGTGCCTCATTCAAGGTCCTCCAGGCACGGGCAAGACGACCGTCATCGCTGAGGCGATCACCCAGGTCGCGCAGCGAAACGAATCCGTGCTGCTGGCGTCGCAGACGCACACGGCTGTCGACAATGCACTGAGTCGGCTCCCGTTTCACCCGGGTGTTCGTGCCGTCCGGCTGACACGGAACGAGAGTCGGGTGAGTGATGAGGGGCAAGAATTTCTCAACGAGCGCGCGCTCGGTCGCTACTACAGATCGCTCGCGAATGCTGTTGGTGAGGCACGCCGGGCTGCTGCTGCGGAATCGGAGTTTGCTACACGCTTAGCGCGGTTCACCCAAGGAGCGGAACGACAGGTGGTCGAACTGAGAGCCGCCGAGGAACGTGTCCGCGACGTGACCAGCCGATACCAGTCAGCAGGCGATCAGTACCTTTCGCTCCTGCAGGGGCTGAAGGGCAGGGGTGTTGCCGTCCCCAAGTCCGCGACAGATTGGTCGTCGTCAGACTCGTCCGCAGATTTGCTGGACACCTGGTTATCCGACTTTGAAGAGGCCGTCCCCGTCTTGAATTACCCGCTGCGGATCCTTCTGGGAGATCGCCAGCCCGGACCAGGATCGCACGGCGG harbors:
- the cmk gene encoding (d)CMP kinase, producing the protein MSQLFAIDGPSGSGKSTTAKLLARRLGLGYLDTGAMYRAATIEYLRQYPDGASQEVVAQLVGDAELTCETSPNGPRFAINGRDVTDEIREPRISAAVSEVATNREVRRLLTVRMRVIIAEHDRRIVVEGRDITTVVAPDADVRVLLIADPEARVARRAAEVEGKATAEEVTDQVLRRDRDDSTVSNFTVAAEGVVVIDSTFLSPDQVVDRIVELAR
- a CDS encoding maltokinase N-terminal cap-like domain-containing protein — encoded protein: MAILHQATLSPTKLTIVTDYLDMLGWGAGPVQQVGSYRYDDPEGEVGVEGILATRGSDTFHLPFTYRGEPLKDAEPYLITTMEHSVLGKRWVYDATHDPVAIGCYLRALAGEQDQATLNVYDAAEQLVEVREPTVVVKAERRGPVAPDDLTLIRRLEEGVPVNPEAPALLAEWEGGNSAYIAFG
- the der gene encoding ribosome biogenesis GTPase Der, whose amino-acid sequence is MTETVKPIVAVVGRPNVGKSTLVNRILGRREAVVQDTPGVTRDRVSYDANWNGREFVVVDTGGWVSDAKGMAAQIAEQAELAIATADAVLFVVDATVGTLDEDEAVVRVLRKSKKPVVLAANKVDDQRHEAMAATMWNLGLGEPYPVSAMHGRGSGDLLDAILDALPEAPREAEVEEAGPRRVAIVGKPNVGKSSLLNKLAAQQRVVVSDISGTTVDPVDEIVEVGGQVYRLIDTAGIRRRVKEASGHEYYASLRTQAAIERAEVCVMVIDASEPITDQDLRILNMIEEAGRALVIAFNKWDLTDEERRRYLDREIERDLIAWKWAPTVNISALTGRNVDKLSKAIEEAAAGWETRISTGKLNAFLGRLAASHPHPVRGGKQPRILFGTQAHSCPPTFALFTSGQMDDTYKRFIERRLREDFGFVGSPVHVEIRARAKRADRK
- a CDS encoding YdcF family protein yields the protein MTLGLFVPGLLLLAVFGIGVWRESRRFGLGLILCLAVVELAGALTITIVDAISRSISEEVGASGLLLALILLVLGIAVLGVFLIVNAFTMRRKEGLGLSVLLSAAFGVSIVGYVVGGIVAAFGNNTDVVYFLILLGLPAGYVAFLFVSYLLYSQLYQWGTRRFGGPVDAVVVLGSGLGGGERVTPLLAGRLESGRAVFEKSVEAGRSPILIVSGGQGADEKVSEAAAMSRYLVEQKFPADCLVREDRSTDTEENLANSAELMQRWGAEGEVAVATSNYHAFRSAVIMRKAGIPGYTVGCRTARYYWPSATIREFAAILLEHSRINLVLIVLLCIPLGISIVGRLAGAF
- a CDS encoding dihydrofolate reductase family protein → MGATTYRIMAEFAAQGEPGTESLNAAQKYIVSSTLTDPLGWPNTTIIDGDLHQSVARLKESGATLRTMGSLSLCRSLLVAGPADRFDVVVFPVITGATGRDNIYRGSPDVMLELLQTLDGRLQLLEYRPTVLDGPPGT
- a CDS encoding class I SAM-dependent methyltransferase, with the translated sequence MSGHRHDDPQQDPKEFWEARYGERDQIWSGKVNAVLKDVASSLRPGSALDLGCGEGGDAIWLAEHGWRALGVDISEAAVERARRAAKERGLGSDVIAFEVADLSELELPAHFDLVTASFLQSPVELARASILRRAAAHVRRDGHLLITAHGAPPPWAAPEHKAAFHNFSPDQEIADLELAAGEWETVIAETRHRSAIGPDGNPAELDDSVVLLRRLAG
- a CDS encoding DUF7669 domain-containing protein, with protein sequence MADTIWGRLEECVQHLSEPFRASEIVGWFRRHYPDVDERSLRTHIQGATSNVSAESRGGFARRRPLITRIDRGLYTRYDRENGPVATEVQPPRERKGRRQSSRHVDIEGAVTACLARRTPDARYTSFDYCFNHFQQNRRRMAVWYQSTGMEASCFHLAFYLASWGMLRGSSGLFQRSARHLMPLIETIASAPDEVWNLDLDGYDTQGIDLILQTAKDVRRALRPVEASDILVSKVMLGVFGCVPAFDTYFKKGFGVSTFGRGALDQIGEFYRANSRLIESLRAPTLDFTTGKPTTLLYTRAKVVDMAFFLEGGYPG
- a CDS encoding AAA domain-containing protein, whose product is MTETQPSVDALMAPDDIFSGNLYVELPGDRPWERDDRKKLMASCADLTRRYPAIREGAQNANVTVEQYLLNTMFADLLPAQLSLAKLTFPRGARHIDIDVTMRLAGEARPGWPLPKGVSLVAKARWNLKGVDRQTEDVYPNNNPALRVWSFHDGPPGGARIFEVSLDVVCRQTARLEPGTRKQRNVLTQRLAEALPAISELTGERLRDWSDFLEWKRRLIQANREALRYTSRTLGADQRSVSFTIVGANAGALQQAIGRLARSDVLAAFDTSVSEDEWVFQLPEGEREPRGSDIGRKTRVRTQVRPAADPSGMPWDSPATAEAAFSLSDDALAAIETSGDPSNALGRALKLIPESGFIVQTAVQDLSQVNRQARALANLSDQGGYSPYLARYIFDAAEARTPSFQTPIDRWFNTHLNAEQRSAVQKVLSAPDLCLIQGPPGTGKTTVIAEAITQVAQRNESVLLASQTHTAVDNALSRLPFHPGVRAVRLTRNESRVSDEGQEFLNERALGRYYRSLANAVGEARRAAAAESEFATRLARFTQGAERQVVELRAAEERVRDVTSRYQSAGDQYLSLLQGLKGRGVAVPKSATDWSSSDSSADLLDTWLSDFEEAVPVLNYPLRILLGDRQPGPGSHGGRQRFELEAQLTTVVEKMKTDASLIEKWQRLQAELDGLPEDDENSALPAEKLVAYFPEAADLMAELQSKSLPPLKRLKYRKLARDLIRRIDEAAGLLPEANEQGDLRDDLRTELHSAERLVDQAQRNAADYFSSHRQFDFSLPAQPDRLVAADLDAQLQSLLSENSLRLAEASRQQQEGDAWSDIQDDWIADLGCDGVAERDWETIGDDWLAECNVVGVTCNENPRTLDDPGLTNFDLTIIDEVSKATPLEMLMPLMRARRSALVGDHRQLPPMFREGQDAEGLTEESDDAVPEELALTPENLKKYEKFVTASLFRTHFERADDSIRERLTVQHRMHPDIMDSVNRFYEGQLTCGINHPNDERAHGLTIKGRGDLPVISPDKHMVWIDTTHDDQGRAWTEPAPNSDKARTNDLEARLIVRMLRDIDDSWASDPANGGKLKEIGIVSMYQAQVRRIRQEINEELRNKPFKAIKYELNTVVKYQGKEKPIILVSMVRNFGPKASNRRRSSRANVARFEYINVAFSRAQELLVVFGARDTFAPYEVELPPMDATGSPTIANVYREICDVTERNGALKQASALGELPPTHAGATRR